The window TAACCCCCTCGCGCAAGCATCATCCGACTCGACGATCTTGTTCACCGCCAACAGCGCCTTTGCAGACCGGTAAAAGGCCTTGACGTTCTTCGGATTCAGCTTCAGCGCAGCCGCGCAGTCCAACGTGCAAGACCGGTAGTTCTTCAGCTCCAAATGACAAGCCGCCCGGTTGACGTACAACTGCTCCAACAGCGTCCTCTCCTTTTGCGTTTCTTCGGgttcatcctccacctcttcaTACTCCTCTTTTGTCGCTgtcttctcatcctccttgaCAACCCCCGACCCATCATTCtccgccaacctcttcttctccccctcctcaaaagccttctgctcctcctcgctcctcatcgccacctcctgctgcttctggaCCTTTTTCTTGATCCCCTTACTCCGTCTAAACTCCTCCGCCTGCAAGATCTGGACTCCCTTGCCGTAAAACTCCTTCGCATCAGCCCACTTCTTAGCCTTGAAACACTCATTCCCCTGCTCCTTGAAGTTGAGGCCGTTTTCCAAAGGCGTGCCGTCATAGGCAAGAGACTGCAAAGCGGCAAGCTCCTCGTTCTCTTCAGAGTCGTCCAGCTCGGTCATGAACAGCGGGTGTTTGTTCAAGTCGGCGATCGTCTCCTCGAGCGTCATGCCTGTGTTGACCTTGTAACCGGCTGGCAGGCCGGGGAACatggtggagaggtcggCTCCtgccgggggaggggcagggccGATTGGGACATTGTTGTCATCCAACTTGAGGTCTCTGGTGTCGTTGGCGAGATTATCCATTTTGGGCGGGTTTTCCTTTtttggattttttttttttggagatgACTAAGTGAGAGACTGAAACTGAGCTATTTGCGACCCAGTGAGAAAACCAGCCAGTCCCGCTGAAACGGGTATGTTGGGTTGGCCGTCGACAGATAACCGTAGACAAAAGTCGTAAGCTATACAGAGAAATGTCCAAATAAGCGAGCCGTTTGTAGAGAAATTTTTGAGGGACGTATTTCTTCTCTTGCCCAACGCGAGATCGGTTTGTTTCTTCCCGCTCTGGTGGAGTGGCAatggtgaggttggaaaAATTATTAACCttggggttagggttcgTCTCGAGCGGGGAAGCTCCTTGAACCATCGTCAACCCTGACACAACCCTGACCAAGGCACAAGCAAGCAGAGTGTCAAGTTCGAGAACAGAATAACAGAAATCTATATTCGTGACCCATATCTACAGTTCCATCTATGGTATAATCCCAATGCTCACCATATTATGCCAGTCGTCGGATATCATAACCGTCGTGAGCGCAGCGCTGTGACGAACAGAAAACAAGAAAGAACCCAAACGCCTCGCCTCGCTTCTATAAATCCCGACCCTTTTCTATCCCACCGCCCATCCATATCAATATCACCCTGAAAAATATCCCCCATTATAACCACCCTCAATTACTTTAGCATCAAAAGCTTTGCCCACCACCTAGGCTTCAAAccgttcctcctcctcagttTTCCGGGCTGGATATCTCTTTACAGAGAAGCACTGCACCGCACCAAAAACAGCCACAAGGGCACTCCCCCACCAGGCAAGCGCTGTGCAatccaccctcttccccatggCATAAAGATACCCGGCAACGGGTGGTGCGATCATGCGGCAGGCGGCACCAGCACTTGCCGCAAGACCGTTGACCTTGCCCAGCACTGACGGGCTGGGTGTGGCCTCCTTGATTAAGATAAGAAGTAAGGGGTACAGAATAATCGACAAGA is drawn from Podospora pseudocomata strain CBS 415.72m chromosome 1 map unlocalized CBS415.72m_1, whole genome shotgun sequence and contains these coding sequences:
- the CNS1 gene encoding HSP70/90 co-chaperone (COG:O; EggNog:ENOG503NXDW), whose protein sequence is MDNLANDTRDLKLDDNNVPIGPAPPPAGADLSTMFPGLPAGYKVNTGMTLEETIADLNKHPLFMTELDDSEENEELAALQSLAYDGTPLENGLNFKEQGNECFKAKKWADAKEFYGKGVQILQAEEFRRSKGIKKKVQKQQEVAMRSEEEQKAFEEGEKKRLAENDGSGVVKEDEKTATKEEYEEVEDEPEETQKERTLLEQLYVNRAACHLELKNYRSCTLDCAAALKLNPKNVKAFYRSAKALLAVNKIVESDDACARGLEIDSSNAALQQLAKEIIAKNETVTAHKKAEEKRAADARRKEVLLKAALEARNIKTRSTGKPPDMEDAHVQLVPDPLDPQSSLSVPTMLLYPADYESDFIKAFNETESLEQHFGYVFPLPWDRENKYTANNVECYVETVSGGLAKVGKKVSLLKVLSSGNVEIVDDLLKIFVVPKGKAEGWVKDWKEKKLGRK